From a region of the Bacteroidota bacterium genome:
- a CDS encoding ribose ABC transporter permease: protein MPDEVRAGTPGRLFAKITGEFGIGIALLAEILLFSQLSPYFFTADNILNVSLQTSITAIIAVGMTFVILTAGIDLSVGALVAFSGVVATSVLKSPLPPALAFSAAIVCGLLAGVLSGSIAGVFITRFRITPFIVTLALMTIVRGAAFMYTDGRPIWGLPEEFGFLGSKRILNVPVPSLVMIGVYVAAYLTLHKTRFGRYVYAVGGNPEAARLSGINTSRVIMTVYIICGFLAALSGILLASRMNSGQPNAGLMYELDVIAAVVVGGTSLFGGRGSIAGTFIGAMLIGVLRNGLNLLNVGSYVQMVVLGAVILMAVLFDQLRKQISA, encoded by the coding sequence ATGCCGGATGAAGTGAGGGCCGGTACCCCCGGAAGGCTCTTTGCGAAGATTACGGGCGAGTTCGGGATCGGCATAGCCCTCCTGGCGGAGATACTCCTTTTTTCGCAGCTCTCGCCCTATTTCTTCACTGCCGACAACATCCTGAATGTTTCCCTCCAGACGTCGATCACGGCGATCATCGCAGTAGGAATGACGTTCGTGATTCTGACCGCGGGAATCGACCTCTCGGTCGGGGCGCTTGTGGCGTTCAGCGGCGTGGTCGCCACAAGCGTGTTGAAATCTCCGCTCCCGCCCGCCCTGGCCTTTTCTGCGGCGATAGTATGCGGGCTCCTGGCGGGCGTGCTCTCGGGTTCCATTGCCGGAGTCTTCATCACGAGGTTCAGGATTACGCCCTTCATCGTCACGCTTGCGCTCATGACGATCGTGCGGGGGGCCGCTTTCATGTACACCGACGGGAGGCCCATCTGGGGATTGCCGGAAGAGTTCGGCTTCCTGGGCAGCAAGAGGATCCTTAATGTCCCGGTCCCGTCACTCGTCATGATCGGCGTCTACGTCGCCGCTTATCTCACCCTCCATAAGACAAGATTCGGCAGGTATGTGTACGCCGTGGGCGGAAATCCCGAGGCGGCGAGACTCTCCGGCATCAACACGAGCCGCGTGATCATGACCGTCTATATCATATGCGGATTTCTTGCCGCACTGAGCGGCATCCTTCTCGCATCGCGCATGAATTCCGGCCAACCGAACGCGGGGCTGATGTACGAGCTCGACGTGATTGCCGCGGTTGTGGTGGGCGGGACGAGTTTATTCGGGGGGAGGGGGTCGATCGCAGGCACCTTCATCGGGGCGATGCTGATCGGAGTCCTCCGGAACGGATTGAACCTCCTCAATGTCGGATCGTATGTTCAGATGGTCGTCCTCGGGGCCGTGATTCTGATGGCGGTCCTGTTCGATCAACTGAGGAAGCAGATCAGTGCGTGA
- a CDS encoding alpha-galactosidase: MKKPIILLYLLCSIASQAPAQITRPVQTDNGLLKILLDPNSKTWSLFERQGDAWRVAIAGATVSLAFRDRDSLILSGEQAPVTTKTDEFSDEIGKGRRIVMRAEGPEAGWAITLDLYDNKKILGLSATAANKTSSEWRPSRFHILDVGGAGYLGFDTNRVLMHVNGYQSWSNCDVVRLDSANRNTSYWSTLFDEPEVYSSLLIGFVTNSLATNSITTTPMAMETGQIQISSTSELSPLAIPPGSEARSDRMIIAFDASPLDNLQRYGEYLQMFAPSVNKPFTPAGKSTGSGAATPRVPAGWCSWYYYYQHISEDSILENLNLAAKDLKQAGLRTIQIDDGYQIAAGDWNTNDRFPHGHEWLVNQIHQKGFLAGLWVAPFAVAESSSVFKEHRDWLLRDAGDTLKQFFANDWWGGRIYSLDPTKKEVQLWLENLFYRITNAWGYDYVKIDFLYFPGEAGRYSRQVSATQAYQMGLQAIRRGCGSDKFILGCGAPIGPSIGIVDGMRIGGDVYAGWGGITPCVKAAATRWFYHRAVWDDDPDCLVVRDPLTVDQARAWAAVVSLSGQMNLLSDRLASLPADRVDLLRMTLPVYDRGARPVDLLSEPKESGLTLRPAEGDGSIPLPDQWMFSPGDSMARKDPGFDDAQWKEISIPSRWEDAGYTGLDGFAWYRVKFSVPAGWKHGPMKLYLGRIDDCDETYLNGTLVGKSGTLPPGYVTDWTSFRIYTIPEALMNWEGENTIAVRAYDGGGPGGFYSIRQLTLPSIWNLGVEKEFEKWNVVGLFNWSNDESDVAIETAQLGLSPAKTYVAYELWGDRYAGEFRNKSSYRLKPTSSQIFSIHEKLKRPFILSTSRHITQGAVDLAYEEWNPSTHILSVTSGNLVAGAYSAIVFVPQGFEFKGVVSPVRCDTTSVSGEVVKLNFTIGKKNSISWKVRFAQAGGGE; the protein is encoded by the coding sequence ATGAAGAAACCGATAATCCTCCTCTATCTGTTGTGCAGCATTGCTTCTCAGGCGCCCGCGCAGATTACGAGGCCGGTCCAGACCGATAACGGACTCCTGAAGATTCTCCTCGACCCGAATTCGAAGACATGGAGCCTGTTCGAGCGCCAGGGGGACGCATGGAGGGTCGCGATCGCCGGAGCGACGGTCAGCCTCGCGTTTCGCGACCGCGATTCATTGATCCTGAGCGGGGAACAGGCGCCGGTGACGACAAAGACGGACGAGTTTTCGGACGAGATCGGGAAAGGGAGGAGGATCGTCATGCGTGCCGAGGGTCCAGAGGCCGGTTGGGCGATAACGTTAGACCTCTACGACAACAAGAAGATTCTCGGCCTTTCCGCCACCGCCGCAAACAAGACTTCCTCAGAGTGGCGCCCGTCCAGGTTTCACATCCTCGATGTCGGGGGCGCAGGATACCTCGGGTTCGATACGAACAGGGTCCTGATGCACGTCAACGGCTACCAGTCGTGGAGTAACTGCGATGTCGTCAGACTCGACTCGGCGAATCGGAACACGAGCTACTGGTCGACTCTTTTCGACGAGCCGGAGGTGTATTCCTCCCTTTTGATCGGATTCGTCACCAACTCCCTGGCGACGAATTCCATCACGACTACACCGATGGCGATGGAAACAGGTCAGATTCAGATCTCCTCCACGTCCGAATTGAGCCCCCTGGCGATTCCCCCGGGGAGCGAGGCGCGTTCCGACCGGATGATTATCGCCTTCGACGCGTCGCCTCTCGACAACCTGCAGAGGTACGGCGAGTATCTCCAGATGTTCGCTCCGTCTGTGAACAAACCGTTCACTCCCGCGGGCAAATCTACGGGCAGCGGGGCCGCAACCCCGCGTGTTCCCGCGGGCTGGTGTTCCTGGTACTACTATTATCAGCATATCTCCGAGGACAGCATTCTTGAAAACCTGAATCTCGCGGCGAAGGATCTGAAGCAGGCCGGACTCCGGACGATTCAGATCGATGACGGGTACCAGATCGCGGCGGGGGATTGGAATACGAACGACCGGTTTCCCCACGGTCACGAATGGCTCGTCAACCAGATTCACCAGAAGGGTTTTCTGGCCGGCCTCTGGGTGGCTCCGTTTGCGGTCGCCGAGAGCAGCTCGGTCTTCAAGGAGCATCGCGACTGGCTGCTGCGGGACGCGGGAGACACCCTGAAGCAATTCTTCGCCAACGACTGGTGGGGCGGAAGGATTTACAGCCTCGATCCCACGAAAAAGGAGGTGCAGCTCTGGCTCGAGAATCTGTTTTACAGAATTACGAACGCGTGGGGATACGATTACGTGAAGATCGACTTCCTCTATTTTCCCGGGGAGGCGGGCCGGTACTCGCGGCAGGTGAGCGCGACGCAGGCGTACCAGATGGGCCTCCAGGCGATCCGCCGGGGGTGCGGCTCTGACAAATTCATTCTCGGGTGCGGAGCGCCGATCGGTCCGTCGATCGGAATCGTCGACGGTATGCGCATCGGAGGCGACGTCTATGCGGGCTGGGGAGGGATCACTCCCTGCGTCAAAGCCGCCGCTACCCGATGGTTCTATCATCGCGCGGTCTGGGACGATGACCCCGACTGTCTGGTTGTACGCGATCCGCTGACCGTCGATCAGGCGCGCGCCTGGGCGGCCGTCGTCTCGCTTTCAGGACAGATGAATCTTCTGAGCGATAGACTCGCATCCTTACCCGCCGACCGGGTGGACCTTCTCAGGATGACGCTTCCCGTCTATGACCGGGGGGCCAGGCCCGTCGATCTGCTCAGCGAACCGAAGGAGAGCGGATTGACGCTCCGTCCGGCGGAGGGGGACGGCTCGATTCCTCTTCCGGATCAATGGATGTTCTCGCCCGGCGATTCGATGGCCCGGAAAGACCCGGGCTTCGACGACGCGCAATGGAAGGAAATCAGTATACCCTCCCGTTGGGAAGATGCAGGATACACAGGCCTGGACGGGTTCGCCTGGTACCGCGTCAAGTTTTCGGTCCCGGCGGGTTGGAAACACGGGCCGATGAAGCTTTACCTCGGGAGGATCGACGACTGCGACGAGACCTACCTGAACGGGACGCTGGTCGGCAAGAGCGGCACACTCCCGCCCGGGTATGTCACGGACTGGACTTCGTTCCGCATCTACACGATTCCGGAGGCCCTCATGAACTGGGAGGGCGAGAACACAATCGCGGTTCGCGCCTATGACGGGGGCGGACCCGGAGGATTTTACAGCATCCGGCAACTCACGCTTCCTTCGATCTGGAACCTCGGAGTGGAGAAGGAGTTCGAGAAATGGAATGTCGTGGGGTTATTCAACTGGTCGAACGATGAATCGGATGTCGCGATCGAGACGGCTCAGCTCGGGCTTTCGCCCGCCAAGACCTATGTGGCGTACGAACTCTGGGGCGACCGGTATGCGGGAGAATTCCGCAACAAAAGCAGTTACAGGTTAAAACCGACCTCCTCGCAAATCTTTTCGATCCATGAGAAGCTGAAACGGCCGTTCATTCTTTCTACGTCGAGGCACATCACGCAGGGGGCGGTCGATCTCGCATACGAAGAGTGGAACCCCTCGACGCATATTCTTTCCGTCACGTCGGGAAATCTGGTCGCCGGCGCGTATTCCGCGATCGTGTTTGTTCCTCAGGGATTCGAGTTCAAGGGGGTCGTGTCGCCGGTCAGGTGCGACACGACGAGCGTCTCGGGCGAGGTGGTGAAATTGAACTTTACGATCGGGAAGAAGAATTCGATCTCGTGGAAGGTGAGGTTTGCACAGGCTGGAGGGGGGGAATAA
- a CDS encoding tetratricopeptide repeat protein: MAKNAVKDKTAAQEAPLQRPGVLSLPLSVSIAAAVIVLLHVVAALTPSASNWGFHLLGFYPLWAMATAVAGMFLFLVPSVQESALRILQGLPVRLLRPGKLVPKGLILAGFAALCWFGRERAFLLGDGYLITGTMGHIRGPDDIARLFKNEPFAGYLDWNVFQLLSSWNVSQSNVIAVQLISIAYGLGSVCAIFWLAKKLFKDGVDALLFGGFILAAAGTQLFFGYVENYAPLYFALLLFAASAVSYLRGGAPLLIPSIVYGAMFVVHFGMICLLPGMVFLWYQSWRKGKILSVPISIVAMAATAGVLLWLCGYTIPSFFDVFLHSEGHILPIATLTNNWQAYTLFSPSHAIDLANLHLLLSPFAAVLLAGFIVTRWKRMLSREEVWVFLSVLMLCGLFFTFVVNSDLGVSRDWDLLATFNLGAVLVAGYAWTSFVEQRNLRQRLMVPMIAISMIHTAAWIGINSSESRSIERFGLLQDQRFWGKSAVADACDVMAGYYRDRKDNEHARDWLERYLRVDSTNGRIWAAAAQIYARLGDRQNQGRCYEKAVAYGTKIMAVYMDLGIMYANQKRYDEAIETMKKAIAIDSASVFANEYMGEYYVEGKKSYRDALPAFLHAIALDPTFARGYFMAGECYRNLGEHGQMKIYWEKYLRLKPDAPEGALIRMYLQEIK; the protein is encoded by the coding sequence GTGGCCAAGAACGCCGTCAAGGATAAGACCGCGGCACAGGAGGCGCCGCTCCAGCGCCCCGGTGTGCTGTCTCTCCCCCTGAGCGTCAGCATCGCAGCGGCGGTTATCGTTCTCCTTCATGTCGTCGCTGCCCTCACACCCTCCGCCTCCAATTGGGGCTTTCATCTCCTTGGTTTTTACCCGCTCTGGGCGATGGCGACTGCGGTCGCGGGGATGTTCCTCTTTCTGGTTCCTTCGGTCCAGGAGTCGGCGCTTCGCATCCTGCAGGGACTACCTGTCCGCCTGCTCCGTCCGGGGAAGCTCGTTCCGAAGGGACTGATACTCGCGGGCTTCGCCGCGCTCTGCTGGTTCGGGAGGGAGAGAGCTTTCCTGCTTGGCGACGGATATCTCATCACGGGCACCATGGGCCACATCAGGGGGCCGGATGACATCGCGCGGCTCTTTAAGAATGAACCGTTCGCGGGATACCTCGACTGGAATGTGTTCCAGCTCCTGAGCTCCTGGAATGTCAGCCAGAGCAACGTGATTGCCGTGCAGCTCATCAGCATCGCCTACGGCCTGGGGAGTGTTTGTGCGATCTTCTGGCTGGCAAAAAAGCTTTTTAAAGACGGGGTGGACGCGCTCCTCTTCGGGGGGTTCATTCTCGCCGCAGCGGGGACCCAACTCTTTTTCGGATATGTCGAGAATTACGCTCCCCTTTACTTTGCCCTGCTCCTGTTTGCCGCTTCGGCGGTCTCGTACCTCCGCGGGGGAGCACCGCTCCTCATCCCCTCGATCGTCTACGGGGCGATGTTCGTGGTCCATTTCGGCATGATCTGTCTCCTGCCGGGAATGGTGTTCCTCTGGTACCAGAGCTGGCGCAAGGGTAAGATCCTTTCAGTGCCGATCTCGATTGTGGCGATGGCAGCGACGGCAGGGGTGCTCTTATGGTTGTGCGGTTATACTATTCCATCCTTCTTCGATGTGTTCCTTCACAGCGAAGGACATATTCTTCCGATCGCGACACTCACGAACAACTGGCAGGCCTACACTCTCTTCTCGCCCAGCCATGCGATCGACCTTGCAAACCTGCACCTCCTCCTCTCACCGTTTGCAGCGGTTTTGTTGGCCGGTTTCATCGTCACCCGATGGAAGAGGATGCTTTCAAGAGAGGAGGTATGGGTTTTTCTCTCCGTTCTCATGCTGTGCGGCCTGTTCTTCACGTTCGTGGTGAACTCAGACCTCGGCGTCAGCCGGGACTGGGACCTGCTGGCGACATTCAACCTCGGCGCCGTTCTCGTGGCGGGCTATGCATGGACATCGTTCGTTGAACAGCGGAATCTGAGACAGCGCCTCATGGTTCCCATGATCGCAATATCGATGATCCATACCGCGGCATGGATCGGAATCAATTCAAGCGAGAGCCGGTCCATCGAACGGTTCGGTCTCCTCCAGGACCAACGGTTCTGGGGCAAAAGCGCGGTCGCAGACGCCTGCGATGTGATGGCGGGGTACTACCGCGACCGGAAAGACAACGAACATGCGCGGGATTGGTTGGAGCGCTATTTGCGGGTTGACTCCACGAACGGCAGAATCTGGGCCGCAGCCGCACAGATCTACGCCAGGCTCGGGGACCGGCAAAACCAGGGACGCTGCTATGAAAAGGCGGTTGCATACGGCACAAAAATCATGGCAGTCTACATGGATCTCGGCATCATGTATGCGAATCAGAAAAGATACGACGAGGCCATCGAAACCATGAAGAAAGCGATCGCGATCGATTCCGCTTCAGTGTTTGCGAATGAATATATGGGTGAGTACTATGTTGAGGGCAAGAAGTCGTACCGCGACGCGCTGCCCGCATTTTTGCATGCGATCGCACTCGACCCCACGTTCGCAAGAGGGTACTTTATGGCGGGAGAGTGTTACCGCAACCTGGGCGAACATGGGCAGATGAAAATCTACTGGGAAAAATATCTCCGGCTTAAGCCCGATGCTCCGGAAGGGGCGTTGATCCGCATGTATCTTCAAGAAATCAAGTAG
- a CDS encoding glycoside hydrolase family 38 C-terminal domain-containing protein, with product MRQQGIFHATICLCVTLVVSVPAVAAGTRAQTNVDKVVRALDSLGTISFNDWKVSPDLKSLRSMTGDPTKAGFDDSKWEVLKLDQLIYPDSCWIRKEIVLPDRILGRPVKGPLKFLVSVDDYGYLWVNGQSKGYFPWDGEFEITRDAKPGEKFLIAIKAINTGGPLRLIRARVETDEMKPFHQKLEDFSMSLQVGQKLVSFDTYQTNAHKREDHSIDKSTLDKGEKTKLNDLLQSLAGRVDLDALAAGTVDKFTASLEAARAQMQPIGTFAKQFTLYFDANAHIDAAWLWRDKETIEVCKNTFTSVLNMMDARPDFTYTQSAAAYYDWMERLSPDVFARMQQRVKDGRWEVVGGMWVEPDCNLPSGESWMHHLLYSTRYFAKKFGTKVKIGWNPDSFGYNWNMPEFYANAGVDAFITQKMGWSEQNIFPYHLFWWESPDGSRVLCYFPFDYVNEVNDPVRTVDQLRQFEANSGVRKMLILFGVGDHGGGPSNEMLDRIEHLKTLDIFPTIENGTASGYLDWLRKGDLSKLPVWNDELYLEYHQGTYTTQAKMKESNRREEALLTNAEKFSTIATMSGGSYNRNDLEEAWRNVLFNQFHDLLPGSGIRENYIDAAEKYKAAGAIGNVELNKSIHQISRQVNTSAVKKALPVIVFNALSWERNDIGTVQLPEGDNAEYALYDMAGKEIPSQALRTGKYSREILFKAEQIPSLGYKLYEMRKQKPAAAASALAVTRTSLENEFFRVTIDPDSGWVKSIVDKRNNKELLAGFGGEVQLLEDKPRAWDAWNIGLTGVKYPTKLRSIEVAESGPVRASIRIVRDYLKPGVRKDPPTPEYPSSFFSQEIMLYRGVDRIDFKTDADWWEEKTMIKVAFPVTVKDTAATYEIPYGTIRRSTQFRNSWDSAKVEVAAQRWADLSDGQYGISLLNKSKYGYDIKGSVMRLSLLRSPVWPDPTADRGKHTIEYSLYPHKGGWREAQTVQRGYEYNNPLIATIGEAHKGTLPGSNSFVTLSPSNLVLTEIKKAEDSEAWIVQWYDAGGEGGQAQLTLPRNPKKVVVSNFLEEDGTVIAPVKNTVSVPTKKNSIVTLKISF from the coding sequence ATGAGACAGCAGGGAATTTTTCACGCTACAATCTGCCTTTGCGTCACGCTGGTGGTTTCTGTTCCAGCCGTTGCCGCCGGGACGCGGGCACAAACGAACGTCGACAAGGTCGTCAGGGCTCTCGATTCACTCGGGACAATTTCCTTCAACGATTGGAAGGTGAGCCCCGACCTGAAAAGCCTCCGGTCGATGACCGGCGATCCCACGAAGGCGGGGTTCGACGATTCAAAATGGGAGGTTCTCAAGCTCGACCAGCTGATCTATCCCGATTCCTGCTGGATCAGAAAAGAAATTGTCCTGCCGGACCGGATCCTCGGCCGCCCCGTGAAAGGACCGCTCAAGTTCCTCGTTTCGGTCGACGATTACGGTTATCTCTGGGTGAACGGCCAGAGCAAGGGCTATTTTCCCTGGGATGGGGAATTTGAAATCACCAGGGATGCAAAACCCGGCGAGAAGTTCCTGATCGCGATCAAAGCGATCAACACGGGCGGGCCTCTCCGGCTCATCCGCGCACGGGTGGAGACCGACGAAATGAAGCCGTTTCATCAGAAGCTCGAGGATTTTTCGATGAGCCTTCAGGTCGGCCAGAAACTCGTCAGCTTCGACACCTACCAGACCAACGCGCACAAGAGGGAGGATCACTCGATCGATAAATCGACTCTCGACAAGGGTGAAAAAACGAAATTGAACGATCTCCTTCAGTCCCTGGCCGGGCGGGTCGATCTCGACGCCCTCGCGGCCGGTACGGTCGACAAATTTACCGCCTCGCTCGAGGCGGCGCGTGCCCAGATGCAACCGATCGGGACGTTCGCGAAACAGTTCACGCTTTATTTTGACGCCAACGCGCACATCGACGCGGCGTGGCTGTGGCGGGACAAGGAGACGATCGAAGTGTGCAAGAACACCTTCACCTCGGTGCTGAACATGATGGATGCGCGCCCCGATTTTACCTACACCCAGAGCGCCGCGGCGTACTACGACTGGATGGAGCGCCTCTCTCCCGACGTGTTCGCGAGAATGCAACAGCGCGTGAAGGACGGCCGGTGGGAGGTCGTCGGAGGGATGTGGGTCGAGCCCGACTGCAATCTCCCGAGCGGAGAGTCGTGGATGCATCATCTTCTCTATTCGACCAGGTATTTCGCGAAGAAGTTCGGGACGAAGGTGAAGATCGGCTGGAACCCCGATTCGTTCGGGTATAACTGGAACATGCCGGAATTCTATGCCAACGCGGGGGTCGACGCGTTTATCACCCAGAAGATGGGGTGGAGCGAGCAGAACATCTTCCCCTATCATCTTTTCTGGTGGGAATCACCCGACGGCTCCCGCGTCCTCTGCTACTTTCCGTTCGATTATGTCAACGAAGTGAACGACCCGGTCCGCACCGTCGACCAGCTCCGGCAGTTTGAGGCGAACTCGGGTGTGCGGAAAATGCTGATCCTGTTCGGCGTAGGCGACCACGGCGGGGGTCCTTCGAACGAAATGCTCGACAGGATCGAGCATCTCAAGACGCTCGACATTTTTCCCACGATCGAGAACGGAACCGCTTCCGGATATCTCGATTGGCTCCGCAAGGGCGACCTGTCGAAACTGCCGGTCTGGAACGACGAGTTATACCTGGAGTATCACCAGGGGACCTATACCACGCAGGCGAAGATGAAAGAGTCGAATCGCCGGGAGGAGGCGCTCCTCACGAACGCGGAGAAATTTTCCACCATCGCGACCATGTCGGGGGGCTCCTACAACCGCAACGATCTTGAAGAAGCGTGGAGAAACGTGCTGTTCAACCAGTTCCACGATCTCCTGCCGGGGTCGGGCATTCGCGAGAACTACATCGACGCGGCGGAGAAGTACAAAGCGGCCGGGGCGATCGGGAACGTCGAGCTGAACAAATCGATCCATCAGATCTCACGCCAGGTGAATACGTCGGCAGTCAAAAAAGCCCTGCCGGTCATTGTGTTCAATGCGCTCTCCTGGGAGCGGAACGATATCGGAACGGTCCAGCTACCCGAAGGCGACAACGCGGAGTACGCCCTGTATGATATGGCGGGAAAGGAGATCCCTTCGCAGGCGCTCCGGACCGGAAAATACTCGCGCGAAATCCTCTTCAAGGCGGAACAGATCCCCTCCCTCGGGTACAAGCTCTATGAGATGCGCAAACAGAAACCGGCCGCCGCCGCGTCCGCGCTCGCCGTCACGCGGACGTCGCTCGAAAACGAATTCTTCCGCGTCACGATCGATCCGGATTCCGGGTGGGTGAAGAGCATTGTCGACAAGCGGAACAACAAGGAACTCCTCGCAGGTTTCGGGGGCGAGGTTCAGTTGCTGGAGGACAAACCGCGCGCATGGGACGCCTGGAACATCGGGCTCACCGGCGTGAAATATCCGACAAAACTTCGATCGATCGAGGTTGCCGAGTCGGGCCCGGTCCGCGCGTCCATCAGGATCGTAAGGGATTATCTCAAGCCGGGGGTCCGAAAGGACCCGCCGACGCCCGAGTATCCCTCTTCGTTTTTCTCGCAGGAAATCATGCTCTACCGGGGCGTGGACCGCATCGATTTCAAGACCGACGCGGATTGGTGGGAAGAGAAGACGATGATCAAGGTGGCCTTCCCGGTGACGGTGAAAGACACGGCGGCCACGTACGAGATTCCGTACGGGACCATTCGCCGCTCGACGCAATTCCGCAACAGTTGGGACAGCGCGAAAGTCGAGGTTGCGGCGCAACGGTGGGCCGACTTGTCCGACGGGCAGTACGGCATCAGCCTGCTGAACAAGTCCAAGTATGGCTATGATATCAAGGGAAGCGTCATGCGGCTTTCGCTCCTCCGCTCGCCGGTCTGGCCGGATCCCACCGCAGACCGCGGCAAGCACACGATCGAGTACTCCCTCTATCCGCATAAGGGCGGCTGGAGAGAGGCGCAAACGGTGCAGCGGGGATACGAGTACAATAATCCGCTTATCGCGACGATCGGCGAAGCGCATAAGGGAACGCTCCCTGGGTCCAATTCCTTCGTGACTCTCAGCCCGTCCAACCTGGTTCTGACCGAGATCAAGAAGGCGGAAGACTCGGAGGCATGGATCGTTCAGTGGTACGATGCCGGCGGAGAGGGTGGACAGGCCCAACTGACCCTGCCCCGGAATCCGAAGAAGGTCGTCGTTTCGAATTTCCTTGAGGAAGACGGTACGGTGATCGCTCCCGTGAAAAACACCGTCTCGGTGCCGACGAAGAAGAATTCCATCGTGACATTGAAAATCTCGTTCTGA